One window of the Populus trichocarpa isolate Nisqually-1 chromosome 9, P.trichocarpa_v4.1, whole genome shotgun sequence genome contains the following:
- the LOC7468613 gene encoding uncharacterized protein LOC7468613 codes for MSGGFFRGTSADQDTRFSNKQAKLLKSQKFAPELDHLVDTRKMKMDVIRPWIATRVTELLGFEDEVLINFIYGLLDGKEVNGKEVQISLTGFMEKNTGKFMKELWTLLLSAQKNESGVPQQFLDAKEEETRKKQAEVDRIANEIQKKKEIEKEMRELEREKLKKMDIEVEKKANNAMEPASKHMLPKGSSGHDEDEKETDMRNGARGRKRASRSPHSTDRSFSSPRGSPSRTSRLILNSRSHSGHKSRSVSRSPEVRRQRSISSDRRRSLRRRSITPRRRRSPRDSPSPPRRKSSYSRHISRSPLRHRSPSPIRRRLRSPFRRRSPSPLHDRSPSPVRRRRSPSPVRRRRSPSPVRRRRSPSPIRRRRSPSPIRRRRSPSPVRRRSPFPMRRRSPLPLRRRSPSPVSRRSPSPLRRRSPPSLRRRSPSPVRRGYQRSPSTPRRGSPSPMQHRSSIISRKRSPSPHRRSPSPYTSSSPSPVQHRSPSPVKSPKEHRSPVQSPGERVRLQQKLLPIPRRSSNSLRSPQRDQKDQKDLSNRLPALSPSPERSPLRPESPPFARKSASKDGRSPSPYESPARQRKEQITRDGSLSPQKQRGRKPLKDSPETSKDHDETGHTREGGDYYSRSSWKRPIHPSNINKQKDSSVKVHYKDEQSSERLASRRTTDSRNYPDNMDSRKKDQDIKIGKSSGRGADHDLDAKKSPTLYKDEKDRSCLNSVKDSDKHPKSETAPVTAEQVHHSNGSGALDSGSKESDKHRAEKREKSKHKRLHRLEVASDDDGSHGSEIEERKEVKRRRKEEKKLRKEEKHRRREERRRRREERRAEKLKLKDCGDASSSDDEHVGRRESHPSDDEEIESDQKKLEIELRKKALESLKAKKGINR; via the exons atgtCGGGCGGGTTTTTCCGG ggCACGTCTGCTGATCAAGACACTCGATTCTCCAACAAGCAAGCGAAGCTGTTGAAGTCGCAGAAGTTCGCTCCCGAATTGGACCATCTG GTGGATACGAGGAAAATGAAGATGGATGTTATTAGACCGTGGATTGCTACTAGAGTGACGGAGCTTCTCGGCTTTGAAGATGAAGTTCTTATCAACTTCATTTATGGCCTGCTTGATGGAAAG GAAGTGAATGGGAAGGAGGTTCAAATATCGCTTACAGGATTCATGGAGAAAAACACTGGGAAGTTTATGAAAGAGCTTTGGACACTTCTTCTTAGTGCGCAGAAGAATGAAAGTGGTGTTCCTCAACAGTTTTTGGatgccaaagaagaagaaacacggAAGAAGCAG GCAGAGGTCGATAGGATAGCAAATGAAAtccagaagaagaaggagatagAGAAGGAGATGAGAGAACTTGAGAGggaaaaattgaagaagatg GACATTGAGGTTGAAAAGAAAGCCAATAATGCTATGGAGCCAGCCTCAAAGCACATGCTGCCTAAGGGTTCAAGTGGCCATGATGAGGATGAGAAAGAAACTGACATGAGGAATGGTGCAAGAGGAAGGAAAAG GGCTTCTAGGTCTCCTCATTCGACTGATCGTTCATTTTCATCTCCTCG AGGCTCACCTTCTAGGACTAGcaggttaattttaaattcaagaagTCATTCAGG GCATAAGTCAAGAAGTGTGTCTAGATCACCTGAAGTACGAAGGCAGCGCTCCATATCTTCTGATAGAAGGCGCTCACTAAGAAGGCGCTCAATTACTCCTCGTCGAAGGCGTTCACCCAGAGATTCACCCTCCCCACCTCGGAGGAAATCATCATACTCCAGGCATATATCTAGATCTCCTTTAAGACATAGGTCACCATCCCCTATACGACGTAGATTGCGTTCTCCCTTTCGACGCAGGTCACCTTCACCCTTGCATGATAGATCTCCTTCACCAGTTCGACGTCGCAGATCCCCCTCACCTGTTCGACGTCGTAGATCCCCCTCACCTGTTCGACGTCGGAGATCCCCCTCACCTATTAGGCGCCGAAGATCCCCCTCACCTATTAGGCGCCGTAGATCCCCTTCCCCTGTGCGCCGTAGATCCCCTTTCCCTATGCGCCGCAGATCCCCATTGCCTTTAAGGCGTAGATCACCTTCACCTGTGTCACGTAGATCACCTTCACCTCTTCGTCGTAGATCACCCCCTTCCTTACGACGCAGATCACCATCTCCTGTACGTCGGGGGTATCAAAGGTCTCCTTCTACTCCTCGTCGTGGGTCTCCTTCTCCTATGCAACATAGGTCATCTATTATTTCACGCAAGAGATCTCCATCTCCTCATCGTCGGTCTCCTTCGCCTTACACTTCAAGCTCTCCATCTCCTGTCCAGCATAGGTCCCCTTCTCCAGTGAAATCTCCAAAGGAACACAGATCACCCGTGCAGTCTCCTGGAGAAAGAGTTAG ATTACAACAAAAATTGTTGCCTATTCCACGCCGGTCCTCAAATTCTTTGAGGTCACCACAAAGAGATCAGAAGGATCAGAAAGATTTATCCAATAGATTGCCAGCTTTATCTCCTTCACCAGAGAGGTCCCCACTCCGGCCAGAATCTCCGCCATTTGCAAGAAAGAGTGCCAGCAAAGATGGAAg GTCCCCTAGTCCATATGAGAGTCCTGCCAGGCAAAGAAAAGAGCAAATTACACGTGATGGTAGCTTAAGTCCTCAGAAACAAAGAGGGAGGAAACCTCTTAAGGATAGTCCAGAAACTAGCAAAGACCATGATGAAACTGGTCATACTCG GGAGGGTGGGGACTATTATTCTAGGTCATCATGGAAACGACCTATACATCCTTCCAACATTAATAAGCAGAAAGATTCTTCTGTGAAGGTTCACTACAAGGATGAACAATCTTCTGAAAGATTAGCCAGTCGTCGGACTACTGATTCCAGAAACTATCCAGATAACATGGATTCGAGGAAGAAAGACCAGGATATAAAGAT TGGGAAGTCTTCTGGGAGGGGCGCTGATCATGATCTTGATGCAAAAAAATCTCCAACTTTGTACAAGGATGAGAAAGACCGTTCATGCTTAAACAGTGTTAAGGATAGTGATAAACATCCCAAGTCAGAAACCGCACCAGTGACAGCTGAACAAGTCCATCATAGTAATGGCAGTGGTGCATTGGATTCTGGTTCTAAGGAAAGTGATAAGCATAgagcagaaaagagggaaaagTCAAAGCATAAAAGGTTGCATCGGCTTGAAGTGGCTTCGGATGATGATGGCAGCCATGGTTCTGAAATTGAAGAGAGGAAAGAGGTTaaaaggaggaggaaggaagaaaagaaattgcGAAAGGAGGAGAAGCATCGACGGCGCGAGGAGCGGCGCCGTAGGAGGGAGGAACGGCGTGCAGAGAAGCTAAAATTGAAGGATTGTGGTGATGCTAGTTCTTCCGATGATGAACATGTTGGCAGGAGGGAGTCCCATCCAAGTGATGATGAGGAGATAGAGTCTGATCAGAAAAAACTTGAGATTGAGTTAAGGAAGAAGGCTCTTGAATCACTTAAAGCGAAGAAGGGCATCAATCGCTAA
- the LOC7481519 gene encoding protein PLASTID TRANSCRIPTIONALLY ACTIVE 16, chloroplastic produces the protein MAPALTSNSFLLNTTPHSRLSLENPRLRVFAKKAGPFSTFQFGKPKDDESQTDGSGNSSPFNFNFGKVPDMKSLVPVVSKPSSGLSFGNIRRKDPGTVFVAGATGQAGIRIAQTLLREGFSVRAGVPQLGDAQELALLAAQYKIISNEESKRLNAVESTFQDTESIAKAIGNASKAVVTIGPTENGPTSEVSTLDALQVIEAAQLAGVGHVAIIYDGNPASSSTNNVLDGFKTFFNNLFSQSQLSVPEFLQKVIETDVSYTFIKTSLTEDFSPESSYNVVVSAEGSTGTGDFKVAKSQIASVVANVFSNTSVAENKVVEVFTNPSAPSKPVDELFSAIPEDGRRKVYAEALAKAKAEEETRVAAEKASEAAEAAKKLGDEVKKLSEQGAKAASLAEEAQGKAEAAGASVENFLSKATGVSSGFSWEKLSSQLSTAVQTTSENTKVQLATVRGQAKARSLPVQKAVVKQPSPKPRALKPKEEPKPKAKETESKAEVRKVFGGLFQQETIYIDDD, from the exons ATGGCTCCAGCTCTCACCTCCAACTCATTTCTCCTGAACACCACGCCCCATTCAAGACTCTCCCTCGAGAACCCAAGACTCAGAGTCTTTGCCAAAAAAGCCGGACCCTTCTCCACATTTCAGTTCGGCAAACCAAAAGATGATGAAAGTCAAACTGATGGTTCAGGCAATTCAAGTCCCTTTAATTTCAACTTTGGCAAGGTACCTGACATGAAGTCTTTGGTGCCTGTTGTGAGCAAGCCTTCTTCCGGGTTGTCATTTGGGAACATCAGAAGGAAGGACCCTGGCACTGTTTTTGTTGCTGGTGCTACTGGGCAGGCTGGCATTCGTATTGCACAGACGCTACTGCGTGAGGGTTTTAGTGTAAGAGCTGGGGTTCCTCAGCTTGGAGATGCTCAGGAGTTGGCTCTTCTTGCCGCCCAGTACAAG ATCATATCAAATGAGGAATCAAAGCGCCTCAATGCTGTTGAATCCACCTTCCAAGATACAGAATCAATTGCCAAAGCAATTGGCAATGCAAGCAAAGCAGTGGTTACAATTGGTCCTACAGAGAATGGCCCCACCTCTGAGGTCTCCACATTGGACGCCTTGCAAGTAATCGAAGCTGCTCAGCTAGCAGGAGTCGGCCATGTTGCCATAATCTATGATGGGAACCCAGCCAGTTCATCAACTAACAATGTGCTAGATGGATTCAAAACATTCTTTAACAACCTGTTCTCGCAATCTCAGCTTTCTGTACCTGAGTTCTTGCAGAAAGTGATTGAAACAGATGTTAGCTATACTTTTATAAAGACAAGTTTGACAGAAGACTTTTCACCAGAGAGTTCTTATAATGTTGTTGTGTCAGCTGAAGGAAGCACTGGTACAGGCGACTTCAAA GTAGCCAAGTCCCAGATAGCGTCCGTGGTGGCAAATGTTTTCTCAAATACATCGGTGGCAGAAAATAAG GTTGTGGAAGTTTTTACTAATCCATCGGCACCATCAAAACCTGTGGATGAGCTTTTCAG TGCCATTCCTGAAGATGGAAGAAGAAAAGTCTATGCAGAAGCTCTTGCAAAGGCAAAAGCAGAGGAAGAGACAAGGGTAGCTGCTGAGAAAGCATCCGAGGCAGCTGAGGCAGCCAAAAAGCTGGGAGATGAAGTGAAAAAGCTTTCAGAGCAAGGAGCTAAAGCTGCTAGTCTAGCTGAAGAAGCCCAGGGGAAGGCCGAGGCTGCAGGGGCGTCAGTGGAAAACTTCTTGAGTAAAGCAACAGGAGTTAGTTCAGGGTTCTCTTGGGAAAAACTTAGCTCCCAGTTATCAACTGCGGTTCAAACGACTAGTGAAAATACAAAAGTGCAGCTCGCAACTGTCAGGGGACAAGCCAAGGCTCGTTCTTTGCCGGTCCAGAAAGCTGTAGTTAAACAGCCTTCACCTAAACCTCGTGCTTTGAAACCAAAGGAGGAGCCAAAGCCGAAGGCTAAAGAGACAGAGTCAAAGGCAGAAGTGCGGAAGGTGTTTGGTGGCCTTTTTCAGCAAGAAACCATTTACATCGATGATGACTGA
- the LOC7468611 gene encoding transcriptional regulator TAC1, whose protein sequence is MDTDDQPSQESPDQVTLDHEQEQGTSQARSYECTFCKRGFSNAQALGGHMNIHRKDKAKLLKHSSSETQQSLDIPKINPSFSPAITSLMESGRDESSIKWPFIVDKAGSDHDDTKRDKTQVGEIQKLGFFVQNSSSTEDHQNQSSQVHGISKKSDLSSSSEIDLELRLWPEPQESSPGTKKFF, encoded by the coding sequence ATGGATACTGATGATCAACCCAGCCAGGAAAGTCCTGATCAGGTGACCTTAGATCATGAACAAGAACAAGGTACAAGCCAAGCAAGGTCCTATGAGTGCACCTTCTGCAAGAGAGGTTTCTCTAATGCACAAGCGCTAGGAGGCCACATGAATATTCATCGAAAAGACAAAGCCAAGCTGCTCAAGCACTCCTCAAGTGAAACTCAACAATCTTTGGATATCCCAAAGATAAATCCCTCGTTTTCTCCAGCTATTACTAGCCTAATGGAATCCGGAAGAGATGAGAGCTCGATCAAGTGGCCTTTTATTGTTGATAAAGCTGGAAGTGATCATGATGACACTAAAAGGGACAAAACCCAAGTTGGAGAAATCCAGAAACTGGGATTTTTTGTCCAAAATTCATCCAGTACTGAAGATCATCAAAACCAAAGCAGTCAAGTTCATGGTATCAGCAAGAAGAGTGATTTGTCGTCAAGCTCAGAGATAGACCTTGAGCTTAGACTATGGCCTGAGCCGCAGGAATCATCACCGGGTACCAAAAAGTTCTTTTGA